In Raphanus sativus cultivar WK10039 chromosome 5, ASM80110v3, whole genome shotgun sequence, the following proteins share a genomic window:
- the LOC108836660 gene encoding PHD finger protein ALFIN-LIKE 6-like, translating to MFNESPDLSTLIDVPLSHIPQSVYRTTRNWHNKGLVTTPNPRWYRPIANRNSCIVNVRRCKGFVSAMTTKRAYKLCGCFSNDHDVWDVLCTPVVSDENLCLYGLPNGSWEVDLPVDEVPPELPEPALGINFARDGMAKENWVSLIAVHSDSWLISAAFYIGARFSFDKN from the exons ATGTTCAACGAGTCTCCTGATTTGTCCACTCTCATCGAT GTTCCCTTGTCTCATATTCCTCAATCTGTCTACAGAACAACACGCAATTGG CACAACAAGGGGCTGGTGACGACTCCAAATCCCAGGTGGTACAGACCTATTGCAAATAGAAATTCATGCATTGTGAATGTTCGCCGTTGTAAGGGTTTTGTTTCCGCCATGACCACCAAACGCGCTTACAAGCTCT GTGGATGCTTTTCCAATGACCATGATGTTTGGGATGTGCTCTGTACTCCAGTAGTTT CCGATGAAAACTTGTGTCTTTACGGACTTCCAAACGGGTCATGGGAGGTTGATCTCCCTGTCGACGAGGTCCCTCCTGAGCTTCCTGAACCAGCTCTTGGCATCAACTTCGCAAGGGATGGTATGGCAAAGGAAAACTGGGTTTCTCTGATTGCAGTTCACTCTGACTCTTGGCTCATCTCTGCTGCCTTTTACATTGGTGCACGTTTCTCTTTTGATAAAAACTAG
- the LOC108858338 gene encoding pachytene checkpoint protein 2 homolog has product MWMALFSYLHTTCSLLKMCICDTEEWVKNNDVLLFWQVKPFVHAFQLTEEGPCEELGPDGQPSSFNEWILLAKEFDGLWESLIYESGLKQRLLRYAASALLFTHKGLLVEFIRGYKGTTRVCLFS; this is encoded by the exons ATGTGGATGGCCTTGTTCTCATACCTCCACACGACTTGTTCCTTGTTGAAAATGTGCATTTGTGATACAG AGGAATGGGTGAAAAATAATGATGTTCTCTTGTTCTGGCAAGTTAAGCCTTTTGTCCACGCCTTTCAG TTAACTGAGGAAGGACCATGTGAGGAGCTGGGCCCTGATGGACAACCTTCTAGCTTTAATGAATGGATTCTACTTGCTAAGGAGTTTGATGGCTTGTGGGAAAG CTTGATCTATGAATCAGGACTCAAGCAACGGTTACTACGTTATGCCGCAAGTGCTTTGCTGTTTACACATAAGGGTTTGTTGGTTGaatttataaggggttataAAGGAACAACGAGGGTTTGTTTATTTTCATGA